From one Agathobaculum sp. NTUH-O15-33 genomic stretch:
- a CDS encoding NfeD family protein, producing MIFGINSLYIWTAVIIIGVAVEAFTLDLSAIWFAVGSVAALVAASIGLPLPAQLLIFVLFSAALLILVRPFCRKFLHTKNEPTNADRIIGEPAIVVIEIDNVQETGEIKVFGQLWSARSVDDSVIPKGAAVRVTAIRGVKAIVEKV from the coding sequence ATGATCTTTGGAATTAACAGCCTCTACATTTGGACTGCGGTGATCATCATCGGCGTCGCGGTGGAAGCGTTCACTCTCGATTTGTCGGCGATCTGGTTCGCGGTCGGCTCGGTTGCGGCGCTTGTCGCTGCGAGTATCGGCTTGCCGTTGCCTGCGCAGCTGCTCATCTTTGTGCTGTTTTCAGCGGCGCTGCTTATTCTGGTGCGGCCTTTTTGCCGGAAATTCCTGCATACGAAAAACGAACCGACCAACGCGGATAGAATTATCGGCGAACCGGCCATCGTTGTTATCGAGATCGACAACGTGCAGGAAACGGGGGAGATCAAGGTGTTCGGCCAGTTGTGGAGCGCGCGCTCCGTGGATGATTCGGTCATTCCCAAGGGCGCGGCCGTGCGTGTGACCGCGATACGCGGCGTAAAGGCCATTGTAGAAAAGGTGTAG
- the groL gene encoding chaperonin GroEL (60 kDa chaperone family; promotes refolding of misfolded polypeptides especially under stressful conditions; forms two stacked rings of heptamers to form a barrel-shaped 14mer; ends can be capped by GroES; misfolded proteins enter the barrel where they are refolded when GroES binds), translating to MAKQLIYGEEARKALERGINMLADTVKVTIGPKGRNVVLDKKFGSPLITNDGVTIAKEIELEDPYENMGAQLVKEVATKTNDVAGDGTTTATVLAQAFVHEGLKNVAAGANPMVMRRGIAKAVDAAVAAIQEHSKKVDGTGDIARVGAVSSGDEEIGKLIAEAMEKVSTDGVITVEESKTAETYSEVVEGMQFDRGYITPYMCTDTEKMEAVLDDALILITDKKLSNIQELLPILEQIVKAGKKLLLVAEDVEGEALSTLIVNRLRGTFTCVAVKAPGFGDRRKEMLQDIAVLTGGTVISEEIGIELKDATMDMLGTARQIKVSKETTTIVDGAGDKKDIEARVNEIRNAIERTTSDFDREKLQERLAKLAGGVAVIKVGAATETEMKEKKLRIEDALNATRAAVEEGIVAGGGVSYINAIPAVIALAENAEGDEKTGMQIVARGLEAPIQQIAFNAGIEGAVVVDKVKTCGKVGYGFDAATETYGDMIANGIVDPTKVNRSALQNAASVASMVLTTESLVADKKEPAAPAAPMPDMGGMY from the coding sequence ATGGCTAAGCAACTGATCTACGGCGAAGAAGCACGCAAGGCGCTGGAGCGCGGCATCAACATGCTCGCCGATACCGTTAAAGTGACCATTGGCCCCAAGGGCCGCAACGTAGTGCTGGACAAGAAGTTCGGCTCTCCGCTCATCACGAACGACGGCGTGACCATCGCCAAGGAGATCGAACTGGAAGATCCCTATGAGAACATGGGCGCGCAGCTGGTCAAGGAAGTCGCGACCAAGACCAACGACGTCGCGGGCGACGGCACCACCACCGCGACCGTACTGGCGCAGGCGTTTGTTCACGAAGGCCTCAAGAACGTGGCGGCGGGCGCCAACCCGATGGTTATGCGCCGCGGCATCGCCAAGGCTGTGGACGCTGCTGTTGCGGCGATTCAGGAGCACTCTAAGAAGGTGGACGGCACGGGCGATATCGCTCGCGTAGGCGCTGTTTCTTCCGGCGACGAGGAGATCGGTAAGCTGATCGCTGAGGCGATGGAAAAGGTTTCGACCGATGGCGTTATCACGGTCGAGGAATCCAAGACCGCCGAGACCTATTCCGAGGTAGTCGAGGGCATGCAGTTCGACCGCGGCTATATCACCCCCTATATGTGCACCGATACCGAGAAGATGGAAGCCGTTCTGGACGACGCCCTCATTCTCATCACCGATAAGAAGCTTTCCAACATTCAGGAGCTGCTTCCGATCCTTGAGCAGATCGTCAAGGCCGGCAAGAAGCTGCTGCTCGTTGCGGAGGACGTAGAGGGCGAGGCTCTGTCCACCCTGATCGTCAACCGTCTGCGCGGCACCTTCACCTGCGTTGCCGTTAAGGCGCCGGGCTTCGGCGACCGCCGCAAGGAAATGCTGCAGGATATCGCTGTTCTGACCGGCGGCACCGTGATCTCCGAGGAGATCGGTATCGAGCTGAAGGACGCGACCATGGATATGCTGGGCACCGCGCGCCAGATCAAGGTGAGCAAGGAAACCACCACGATCGTTGACGGCGCGGGCGATAAGAAGGATATCGAGGCGCGCGTCAACGAGATCCGCAATGCGATCGAGCGCACCACCTCCGACTTTGACCGTGAGAAGCTGCAGGAGCGTCTGGCCAAGCTGGCCGGCGGCGTAGCCGTCATCAAGGTCGGCGCCGCTACCGAGACCGAAATGAAGGAAAAGAAGCTGCGCATCGAGGACGCTCTCAACGCGACCCGCGCCGCTGTGGAAGAGGGCATTGTCGCGGGCGGCGGCGTGTCCTATATCAACGCGATCCCGGCTGTTATCGCGCTGGCTGAAAATGCCGAGGGCGACGAGAAGACCGGCATGCAGATCGTTGCGCGCGGTTTGGAAGCGCCGATCCAGCAGATCGCTTTCAACGCGGGCATCGAAGGCGCCGTCGTTGTCGATAAGGTCAAGACCTGCGGTAAGGTCGGCTATGGCTTTGACGCCGCAACCGAGACCTACGGCGATATGATCGCCAATGGCATCGTCGATCCGACCAAGGTAAACCGTTCCGCGCTGCAGAACGCGGCCTCCGTCGCTTCCATGGTTCTCACCACCGAGAGTCTGGTCGCCGATAAGAAGGAACCTGCTGCTCCGGCTGCTCCGATGCCGGACATGGGCGGCATGTATTAA
- a CDS encoding co-chaperone GroES → MKLKPLTDRVVLKMIEAEETTASGIILAGSAKEKPQVAEIIEVGPGGIVDGKEIKMEVQKGQKVITGKYTGTEIKLDGEEYIIVRQSDILAVVE, encoded by the coding sequence ATGAAACTCAAGCCCCTTACCGATCGAGTCGTACTCAAAATGATCGAGGCGGAGGAGACCACGGCCAGCGGAATCATTCTTGCCGGCTCTGCCAAGGAAAAGCCGCAGGTTGCGGAAATCATCGAGGTTGGCCCCGGCGGCATTGTGGATGGCAAGGAGATCAAGATGGAGGTCCAGAAGGGCCAGAAGGTCATCACCGGCAAGTACACCGGAACTGAGATCAAGCTCGACGGCGAGGAATACATCATCGTTCGCCAGAGCGACATCCTTGCAGTCGTTGAATAA
- a CDS encoding TIGR03960 family B12-binding radical SAM protein, producing the protein MYFAWEENILHKKMEAILSRVQKPARYVGGEWGSVMKNREEVDLRFAFCFPDVYEVGMSHLGSRILYGLLNDQPGVWCERVCAPWVDMEDELRSAGIPLYALESGDPLHLFDIIGFTLQYELSFTNILNMLDLGGIPVLAAERKALSHLVVCGGPCAYNPEPLADFVDVFLIGDGEEVMLEFTDLYRQAKRESWDKPRFLRQAAGIPGVYVPALYEVRYHEDGTVESVAPIDGAPAKVQKRIVEDLDTMYYPESFVVPSTDIVFDRAMVELFRGCPRGCRFCQAGHTYRPLRSKSKEVLQKQAEAVLKNSGYEEISLSSLSTSDYGDLSGLTSTMLDYCEPRHISLSLPSLRADSFNAELMERVQKVRKSGLTFAPEAGSKRLRDVINKNLEEDDLLSACAIAFRGGWNNIKLYFMMGLPTETTEDLDGILETCKKVAFCWKENTQNRARGVRVTASASCFVPKPQTPFQWDAQDTLDMLREKQAYMKKIMKTKNVTYNWHDAETSVLEGVIARGDRRQGKAIYLAWQRGCKFDGWDQFFDYEKWMQAFTDCGLDPAFYASRQRPLTEVFPWDHIGCGTDKEHLKREWERSREAVPTVDCMQKCAGCGASALLKGGRCHV; encoded by the coding sequence ATGTATTTCGCTTGGGAGGAAAACATATTGCACAAGAAAATGGAAGCCATCCTGTCCCGTGTTCAGAAGCCGGCGCGCTATGTCGGCGGCGAATGGGGTTCGGTGATGAAAAACAGGGAAGAGGTAGACCTGCGGTTTGCTTTTTGCTTTCCCGATGTATATGAAGTGGGCATGTCCCACTTGGGCTCGCGCATTCTGTACGGCCTGTTAAACGATCAACCCGGCGTTTGGTGCGAGCGCGTTTGCGCGCCTTGGGTCGATATGGAGGACGAACTGCGCAGCGCGGGCATCCCGCTGTACGCGCTGGAGAGCGGCGATCCGCTCCATCTGTTTGATATAATCGGTTTTACGCTGCAATACGAGCTTTCCTTCACCAACATCCTGAACATGCTGGATCTCGGCGGTATCCCGGTGCTTGCGGCGGAGCGGAAGGCGCTTTCCCATCTGGTCGTCTGCGGCGGACCGTGCGCCTATAACCCGGAGCCGCTGGCCGATTTTGTCGATGTGTTCCTGATCGGCGACGGGGAAGAGGTCATGCTTGAGTTCACCGATCTGTACCGTCAGGCCAAGCGGGAAAGCTGGGACAAACCCCGCTTTTTGCGTCAGGCCGCCGGCATTCCGGGCGTCTACGTGCCTGCGCTGTACGAGGTGCGCTACCACGAGGACGGCACGGTGGAAAGCGTTGCGCCGATAGACGGCGCGCCCGCTAAGGTGCAAAAGCGCATTGTAGAGGATCTCGACACGATGTACTATCCGGAATCGTTCGTCGTCCCGTCCACCGATATCGTGTTCGACCGCGCGATGGTGGAGCTGTTTCGCGGGTGTCCGCGCGGCTGCCGCTTCTGTCAGGCCGGGCACACCTACCGGCCGCTGCGCAGCAAGTCAAAAGAAGTGCTGCAAAAGCAGGCCGAGGCTGTTTTGAAGAACTCGGGCTATGAGGAAATTTCGCTCTCTTCGCTTTCGACCAGCGACTATGGCGACCTGTCGGGGCTGACCTCCACCATGCTGGATTACTGCGAGCCGCGTCATATCAGCCTGTCGCTGCCCAGCCTGCGCGCGGACAGCTTCAATGCCGAGCTGATGGAGCGCGTGCAGAAGGTGCGCAAAAGCGGCCTAACCTTTGCGCCGGAAGCGGGTTCCAAGCGCCTGCGCGACGTGATCAACAAAAATCTGGAGGAGGACGACCTGCTCTCCGCCTGTGCGATCGCTTTTCGCGGCGGCTGGAACAATATCAAGCTGTATTTCATGATGGGCCTGCCCACCGAGACCACGGAGGATTTAGATGGCATTTTGGAGACCTGTAAAAAGGTCGCTTTCTGCTGGAAGGAAAATACACAAAACCGTGCGCGCGGCGTAAGGGTCACGGCGTCGGCTTCGTGCTTTGTGCCCAAGCCGCAAACGCCGTTCCAGTGGGACGCGCAGGACACGCTGGACATGTTGCGTGAAAAGCAGGCCTACATGAAAAAGATCATGAAGACCAAAAACGTAACGTATAACTGGCACGACGCCGAAACCTCGGTCCTTGAGGGCGTGATCGCCCGCGGCGACCGCAGGCAGGGCAAGGCGATCTATCTGGCTTGGCAGCGCGGCTGCAAATTCGATGGGTGGGACCAGTTCTTCGATTATGAAAAATGGATGCAGGCTTTTACCGACTGCGGGCTCGACCCCGCGTTTTACGCTTCCCGCCAGCGTCCGCTGACCGAGGTGTTCCCGTGGGATCACATCGGCTGCGGCACGGATAAGGAACACCTAAAGCGCGAGTGGGAGCGCTCACGCGAGGCGGTCCCCACCGTGGACTGCATGCAGAAGTGCGCGGGGTGCGGCGCGAGCGCCCTGCTGAAGGGAGGCCGCTGCCATGTTTAA
- a CDS encoding SPFH domain-containing protein, which yields MPFVVPFIWIILAIILIAFIASNIVIVPQARAFIIERLGTYQGTWGTGLHFKIPLFERIARKVTLKEQVVDFPPQPVITKDNVTMQIDTVVYFQITDPKLFTYGIEAPMSAIENLTATTLRNIIGDLELDQTLTSRDIINTKMRAILDEATDAWGIKVNRVELKNIIPPAAIQESMEKQMKAERERREAILVAEGKKQSAILVAEGEKESTVLRAEASRMAKIREAEGEAEALLTVQKALADSIVMLNNAEPTEQIIKLKSLEAFGKAADGKATKIIIPSQIQSLAGLATSFKEVITDPKGE from the coding sequence ATGCCATTTGTCGTTCCGTTTATCTGGATCATTCTTGCAATTATCCTAATTGCGTTTATTGCGAGCAACATCGTCATCGTGCCGCAGGCACGCGCGTTCATCATTGAACGCCTCGGCACCTATCAGGGCACATGGGGCACCGGCCTGCATTTTAAAATCCCGCTGTTCGAGCGCATTGCCCGCAAGGTGACGCTCAAGGAGCAGGTGGTCGATTTTCCGCCGCAGCCCGTTATCACAAAGGATAACGTCACCATGCAGATCGATACGGTCGTCTATTTCCAAATAACCGACCCCAAGCTGTTCACCTACGGTATCGAAGCGCCGATGAGCGCGATCGAAAACCTGACCGCGACCACGCTGCGTAATATCATCGGCGATCTGGAACTCGATCAGACGCTGACCAGCCGCGACATCATCAACACCAAAATGCGCGCCATCCTTGATGAAGCGACCGACGCATGGGGCATCAAGGTAAACCGCGTGGAACTGAAAAATATCATCCCGCCCGCCGCGATCCAAGAATCCATGGAAAAGCAGATGAAGGCGGAGCGCGAGCGCCGCGAAGCAATTCTCGTGGCGGAAGGCAAGAAGCAATCCGCTATTCTGGTGGCGGAAGGCGAAAAGGAATCCACCGTACTGCGCGCGGAAGCCAGCCGTATGGCGAAAATCCGTGAAGCGGAAGGCGAAGCCGAAGCGCTGCTGACCGTGCAGAAGGCGCTGGCCGATTCGATCGTCATGCTGAACAACGCCGAGCCGACCGAGCAGATCATCAAGCTCAAGTCGCTTGAAGCCTTCGGCAAGGCGGCAGACGGCAAGGCGACCAAAATCATTATTCCGAGCCAGATCCAGAGTCTCGCAGGTCTGGCGACCTCGTTCAAGGAAGTTATCACCGACCCCAAGGGCGAATAA
- a CDS encoding heavy metal translocating P-type ATPase has translation MSKKVERSDEAEQSPEQRAPEEILAAPEPIEFPTELVEEILSDLEGTADIAAPGNTVPFPQPVAPLPDEPEQPAPEPPQDAADEPLAEEAAPDETDEAAAEDEGGEAEAASAEDEEASPDEQGEELPPISETALTVKDDLSPNLDGLSFVERARVRAKIRRREQTRQRRENARRGISGDEAVYQPMTTADIRFTLIRLAIAAVFLVLGMVLPIAGVSLAMYVVAYLITVLPVAARVVRGFTHGKYFNEYLLIFIASLGAFLLGRRPEASIVLILHSVGKLISDMVLHSTHGALREQTDFVPERASIVNMQGEEKHVQPVEINVGDFIMVRSGERIPIDGVILRGEGTVDDTVLTGDSEPKAVEKGAKVLAGSLYTGTLMLIRATAKFEDCAVSQILRMREESAGRRASLENSVIHGASRYMPIIIVLAVLLSLLPPLFRIGDTATWIYRALTVLVICCPTALLLSVPMSFVGGNGRLAQKGIQVKGNDAIEKLAELRMVVFGKTGTLTEGKLHVKEIQATPDFNAESCLALAATAEQLSDHPVARAIVAAYQGIPQKISEFEEFPGRGVRARIGNHNLLVGNRKLMISRGVKGVPDLAGTVVYVSYEGDYAGAIVLQDTVRSEASEAVSGLKSLGVLRTVILTGDTELPAQQAADTIGIDTVHAGLLPEEKASKLEFLLRTIPTDGTAAYVGDGVNDASELGQADIGVEMGAAGSPESAGAANVLIMTNDLTRLTDAVRISRRTHGVALQNMVLLLGVKVVLLLLTMFGVTMMWQAVAADVLLTVLTVLNASRTLSIK, from the coding sequence ATGAGTAAAAAAGTAGAACGCTCGGATGAGGCGGAACAGTCGCCGGAGCAGCGCGCGCCGGAGGAAATACTCGCCGCGCCCGAGCCGATCGAATTTCCCACCGAGCTGGTCGAGGAGATTCTGTCCGATCTGGAGGGCACGGCGGATATCGCTGCGCCCGGCAACACAGTGCCCTTTCCCCAGCCGGTAGCGCCGCTGCCGGACGAGCCGGAGCAGCCCGCCCCCGAACCGCCGCAGGACGCTGCCGACGAGCCGCTGGCTGAAGAGGCCGCGCCGGACGAGACAGACGAAGCGGCGGCTGAGGACGAAGGCGGCGAAGCCGAAGCCGCGTCCGCCGAGGACGAAGAAGCCTCGCCGGACGAGCAGGGCGAAGAACTGCCGCCGATCTCGGAGACCGCGCTTACCGTAAAGGACGATCTAAGCCCCAATCTGGACGGGCTTTCCTTTGTCGAACGCGCACGGGTGCGCGCCAAAATACGCCGCCGCGAACAGACCCGCCAGCGCCGTGAAAACGCGCGCCGGGGCATCAGCGGCGACGAGGCCGTGTACCAGCCCATGACAACGGCTGATATTCGCTTTACGCTGATCCGTTTAGCGATCGCCGCCGTTTTTTTGGTGCTCGGCATGGTGTTACCGATCGCCGGCGTTTCGCTGGCCATGTATGTAGTCGCATACCTGATCACGGTGCTGCCGGTCGCGGCGCGTGTCGTTCGCGGCTTTACGCACGGCAAATATTTTAACGAATACCTGCTGATCTTTATCGCGTCCCTAGGCGCTTTTCTGCTTGGCCGCCGCCCGGAAGCCAGCATCGTGCTGATCCTTCACAGCGTGGGCAAGCTGATCTCCGATATGGTGCTGCATTCGACGCACGGCGCTTTGCGGGAACAGACCGATTTTGTGCCTGAAAGAGCGTCCATCGTCAACATGCAGGGCGAAGAAAAGCACGTTCAGCCGGTGGAAATCAACGTTGGCGATTTTATCATGGTGCGCTCCGGCGAGCGTATCCCGATTGACGGCGTGATCCTGCGCGGCGAGGGTACGGTGGACGACACCGTACTGACCGGCGACAGCGAACCGAAGGCGGTCGAAAAGGGCGCCAAGGTGCTGGCCGGCAGCCTTTATACCGGCACGCTGATGCTGATCCGCGCGACAGCGAAGTTTGAAGACTGCGCCGTCAGCCAAATCCTGCGCATGCGGGAGGAATCCGCAGGCCGCCGCGCGTCGCTGGAAAACAGCGTGATCCACGGCGCGTCCCGCTACATGCCGATCATTATCGTGCTGGCGGTACTGCTCTCCTTGCTGCCGCCTCTATTCCGTATCGGCGATACGGCCACGTGGATCTATCGCGCGCTGACCGTGCTTGTCATCTGCTGTCCGACCGCGCTGCTGCTCTCCGTGCCGATGAGCTTTGTCGGCGGCAACGGCCGGCTTGCACAAAAGGGCATTCAGGTCAAGGGCAACGACGCCATCGAAAAGCTTGCCGAGCTGCGCATGGTCGTGTTTGGTAAAACCGGCACGCTGACCGAGGGCAAGCTGCATGTCAAGGAGATTCAGGCCACCCCTGATTTCAACGCGGAAAGCTGTTTGGCTCTCGCCGCGACGGCGGAGCAGCTCTCCGACCATCCGGTGGCGCGCGCCATTGTGGCCGCCTATCAAGGCATTCCGCAGAAAATATCCGAATTTGAGGAGTTCCCGGGGCGCGGCGTGCGCGCGCGCATCGGCAACCACAACCTGCTGGTCGGCAACCGCAAGCTGATGATCTCGCGCGGCGTCAAGGGCGTGCCCGATCTAGCGGGCACCGTCGTATATGTATCATACGAAGGCGATTACGCGGGTGCGATCGTTTTGCAGGATACCGTGCGGAGCGAAGCTTCGGAGGCGGTCTCCGGCTTAAAGTCGCTCGGCGTTCTGCGCACCGTCATTCTGACCGGCGACACCGAGCTGCCCGCGCAGCAGGCGGCCGATACGATCGGTATCGACACGGTGCACGCAGGGCTGCTACCGGAGGAAAAGGCCTCCAAGCTTGAATTCCTTTTGCGCACCATCCCGACGGACGGCACGGCCGCCTATGTGGGAGACGGCGTAAACGACGCGTCTGAACTGGGGCAGGCGGATATCGGCGTTGAGATGGGCGCGGCAGGTTCTCCGGAATCGGCTGGCGCGGCAAATGTGCTCATTATGACCAACGACCTGACCCGTCTGACCGACGCGGTGCGCATCAGCCGCCGCACGCACGGCGTGGCGCTGCAAAACATGGTGCTGTTGCTCGGCGTTAAGGTGGTTTTGCTGCTGCTGACGATGTTCGGCGTAACGATGATGTGGCAGGCGGTCGCGGCCGATGTGCTGCTCACCGTACTCACCGTGCTCAACGCCTCGCGCACGCTCAGCATCAAGTGA
- a CDS encoding TIGR03936 family radical SAM-associated protein has translation MFKARMKFAKEGRAKYISHLDLMHTMQRSMARCQMPLWFTEGFNQHAYVSVALPLSTGFSGVCEFLDFNITSESVPINAVEALNDVFPEGLRAIEIYPLEDGGMKIARIAWSQYRITWGFEDGLPASFLTDVRTLFAQKQIEILKKSKRGEKLVNMRELMQDFSVEEKEGEAVAVVTTAAGSVSLSPEYLTRAIRQYLPQYALPFCAYHRMNVFTAEGEPFR, from the coding sequence ATGTTTAAGGCCCGCATGAAATTTGCCAAGGAGGGGCGCGCCAAGTATATTTCGCACCTCGACCTGATGCACACCATGCAGCGCTCGATGGCGCGCTGCCAAATGCCCCTTTGGTTTACCGAAGGCTTTAACCAGCACGCTTATGTTTCCGTGGCGCTGCCGTTATCGACCGGATTTTCCGGCGTGTGCGAATTTTTGGATTTCAACATCACCTCCGAAAGCGTGCCGATTAATGCGGTCGAGGCACTGAACGATGTTTTCCCGGAAGGCCTGCGCGCGATCGAAATCTATCCGCTAGAGGACGGCGGCATGAAGATCGCGCGGATCGCTTGGTCGCAGTACCGCATCACTTGGGGCTTTGAGGATGGCCTGCCCGCTTCATTCCTGACCGATGTGCGCACGCTGTTCGCGCAAAAGCAGATCGAAATTTTGAAAAAGTCCAAGCGCGGAGAAAAGCTCGTCAATATGCGCGAGCTAATGCAGGACTTTTCCGTAGAGGAAAAGGAGGGCGAAGCCGTCGCGGTCGTCACCACGGCGGCCGGCAGCGTGAGCCTGAGCCCGGAATACCTGACCCGCGCAATCAGGCAATATCTGCCGCAGTATGCGCTTCCGTTTTGCGCTTACCACCGTATGAACGTATTTACCGCCGAGGGCGAGCCGTTCCGTTAA
- a CDS encoding ArsR/SmtB family transcription factor produces the protein MATKKKAAEAECCEEHVIHAGPIEHARQQMPAEEITSAASDFFKAFSDKTRLRILAALGTEELCVCDIASLLNMSQSAISHQLRFLKQARLVRSRKSGKTVYYALCDSHIQTILAQGIAHVQEG, from the coding sequence TTGGCAACGAAAAAGAAAGCGGCGGAGGCGGAATGCTGCGAAGAGCATGTGATTCATGCGGGCCCGATCGAGCACGCAAGGCAGCAAATGCCGGCGGAGGAGATCACCAGCGCCGCTTCGGATTTCTTTAAGGCGTTTTCCGATAAAACGCGCCTGCGCATTCTCGCCGCATTGGGTACGGAGGAGCTCTGCGTGTGCGATATCGCCTCGCTTTTGAATATGAGCCAATCCGCCATATCCCATCAGCTGCGTTTTCTGAAACAGGCGCGGCTCGTCCGCAGCCGGAAAAGCGGCAAAACGGTGTATTACGCCTTGTGCGACAGCCATATCCAAACGATATTGGCGCAGGGCATCGCACATGTGCAGGAGGGATAG
- the miaB gene encoding tRNA (N6-isopentenyl adenosine(37)-C2)-methylthiotransferase MiaB: MSQQTTVSAEQLRAQFGDMSLVAAMNHGREKRAYTHTFGCQQNEADTETIRGMLAEMGYQMTDSPEHADFILFNTCAVREHAEDRAFGNIGALSHLKKQRPDVIIALCGCMAQQEKNVEKIKKSYPQVSLLFGTHALWRFPSLLRRVLTGEKRVFDIGGADDIAEGLPVLRGEGPKAWLSIMYGCNNFCTYCIVPYVRGRERSRRPEEIEAELRELTREGYKDITLLGQNVNSYGKDLGLEIDFSDLLRRLNDVPGDFLLRFMTSHPKDASRKLIDTMAACSKVAKQLHLPVQSGSDAVLSRMNRRYTAGEYRELIRYAREEIPEIVLSSDIIVGFPGETEADFEETLRLTQEIEYDLLFTFLYSKRSGTPAASYEDPATSAEKQARFERLLRAQDEIVARRQAAYQGKTLRLLVDGESKNPDYPFTARTEGNLLVCVRGEDIVVGSFIEAEIEKTSLRCLYAQKR, encoded by the coding sequence ATGAGTCAGCAAACCACCGTTTCCGCCGAACAGCTGCGCGCGCAGTTTGGCGATATGTCCCTTGTGGCCGCGATGAATCACGGCAGGGAGAAACGCGCGTATACCCATACCTTCGGCTGCCAGCAGAACGAGGCCGATACCGAGACCATTCGCGGCATGCTCGCGGAGATGGGCTACCAGATGACCGATTCGCCGGAGCATGCGGATTTTATCCTGTTTAACACCTGCGCGGTGCGCGAGCACGCGGAGGACCGGGCGTTCGGCAATATCGGCGCGCTGTCCCATTTGAAAAAGCAGCGTCCCGATGTAATTATCGCGCTGTGCGGCTGTATGGCACAGCAGGAGAAGAATGTAGAGAAGATTAAAAAAAGCTATCCGCAGGTCAGCCTGCTGTTTGGTACGCACGCGCTCTGGCGTTTCCCGTCGCTGCTGCGGCGGGTGCTGACCGGTGAAAAGCGCGTGTTCGATATCGGCGGTGCGGACGATATCGCCGAGGGCCTGCCCGTTTTGCGCGGGGAGGGACCCAAGGCGTGGCTGTCGATCATGTATGGCTGCAACAATTTCTGTACTTACTGCATCGTGCCCTATGTGCGCGGCCGCGAACGCAGCCGACGGCCGGAGGAAATCGAGGCCGAACTGCGCGAGCTCACGCGGGAGGGCTATAAGGACATCACCCTTTTGGGCCAGAACGTGAATTCCTATGGCAAGGATCTGGGGCTGGAAATCGATTTTTCTGATCTGCTGCGGCGTTTGAACGACGTGCCGGGCGATTTTCTATTGCGCTTCATGACGAGCCACCCGAAGGATGCGTCGAGAAAGCTGATTGATACCATGGCCGCGTGTTCCAAGGTGGCAAAGCAGCTGCATTTGCCGGTGCAATCCGGCAGCGACGCCGTGCTTTCTCGTATGAACCGGCGCTACACGGCGGGCGAATACCGGGAGCTGATCCGTTATGCGCGCGAAGAAATACCCGAAATTGTGCTTTCCAGCGATATTATCGTCGGCTTTCCGGGCGAGACCGAGGCCGATTTTGAAGAGACCCTGCGTTTGACGCAGGAGATCGAATACGATCTCCTGTTCACCTTTCTGTATTCCAAACGCAGCGGCACGCCTGCCGCGTCCTACGAGGACCCCGCGACAAGCGCGGAAAAGCAGGCTCGTTTTGAACGTCTGCTGCGGGCGCAGGACGAGATCGTTGCCCGCCGACAGGCGGCCTATCAGGGCAAAACGCTGCGTCTGCTGGTGGACGGCGAATCAAAAAATCCGGACTATCCCTTTACAGCGAGGACCGAAGGCAATTTACTCGTCTGCGTGCGCGGCGAAGACATTGTGGTGGGTTCCTTTATCGAAGCAGAGATTGAGAAAACCTCTTTGCGCTGTCTGTACGCGCAAAAAAGATAG